A genome region from Rhodopseudomonas boonkerdii includes the following:
- a CDS encoding TIGR02594 family protein — protein MFEFVAYRRALRLSALALCSAAVFASVSPASARPQHGAARHHAHYSKHTYSSRHHVRHRARIARRHAARAEQQAPSFGDAANFANANASMNQPSGGFGGSGLVEAARSFIGRGNPTGRRSLWCAAFMNLVLKRTGHQGTGSDMARSFSSYGQRISGPQVGAIAVMSRGRRGGHVGVVSGVDAKGNPIIVSGNHGNRVAEATYSKGRIYAYVMPSS, from the coding sequence ATGTTTGAGTTCGTTGCATATCGTCGTGCACTTCGCCTCTCCGCTCTGGCGTTGTGTTCGGCAGCCGTCTTCGCGTCAGTCTCGCCGGCTTCGGCCCGGCCCCAGCATGGCGCCGCGCGTCACCACGCGCACTACAGCAAACACACTTACAGCTCTCGTCATCACGTCCGGCATCGCGCGCGGATTGCGCGCCGGCACGCCGCGCGTGCGGAGCAGCAGGCGCCTTCGTTCGGCGACGCTGCGAATTTCGCAAATGCCAATGCCAGCATGAATCAGCCTTCGGGTGGTTTCGGCGGCTCTGGTCTTGTCGAGGCTGCGCGCAGCTTCATCGGTCGCGGCAATCCCACCGGCCGGCGCAGCCTGTGGTGCGCGGCTTTCATGAACCTCGTGCTCAAGCGCACCGGCCATCAGGGTACCGGTTCGGATATGGCGCGTTCGTTCTCGAGCTACGGTCAGCGCATCTCCGGCCCGCAGGTTGGCGCCATCGCCGTAATGTCGCGCGGCCGTCGTGGCGGCCATGTCGGCGTGGTCTCGGGCGTCGATGCCAAGGGTAATCCGATCATCGTGTCCGGCAACCATGGCAACCGCGTCGCGGAGGCCACCTATTCGAAGGGCCGCATCTACGCATACGTGATGCCGTCGAGCTAA
- the metW gene encoding methionine biosynthesis protein MetW, translating to MNVHQQGLDIKLASPASPALDSYRGDHLLVAEMIPAGAKVLDVGCGDGDLLQLLEGRGIDGRGIELSREGVNRCVGKGLAVVQGDADTDLVNYPDDAFDYVILSQTLQATRQPRVVLENLLRIGRRAIVSFPNFGFWRMRLQLLVGGRMPRTENLPATWYDTPNIHFCTIKDFVHLCDEINVKMERAVALDLYGRPLRLNAPWWFWNLFGEQGVFLLQRAEK from the coding sequence ATGAACGTCCATCAGCAAGGCCTCGACATCAAGCTCGCTAGTCCAGCTTCGCCCGCGCTCGACAGCTATCGCGGCGATCACCTGCTCGTCGCCGAAATGATTCCGGCCGGTGCGAAGGTGCTCGACGTCGGCTGCGGCGACGGCGATCTGCTGCAACTGCTGGAAGGCCGGGGTATCGACGGACGTGGCATCGAGCTGTCGCGCGAGGGCGTCAACCGCTGCGTCGGCAAGGGGCTCGCGGTGGTGCAGGGCGATGCCGACACCGACCTCGTGAACTATCCCGACGATGCCTTCGACTATGTGATCCTGTCGCAGACGCTGCAGGCGACGCGGCAGCCGCGTGTGGTGCTGGAGAATCTCCTGCGCATCGGCCGTCGCGCTATCGTGTCGTTTCCGAATTTCGGCTTCTGGCGGATGCGGCTGCAATTGCTCGTCGGCGGGCGTATGCCGCGCACCGAGAACCTGCCGGCGACATGGTACGACACGCCGAACATTCACTTCTGCACCATCAAGGACTTCGTGCATCTCTGCGACGAGATCAATGTGAAGATGGAGCGTGCGGTGGCGCTCGATCTCTATGGCCGTCCCTTGCGCCTCAATGCGCCGTGGTGGTTCTGGAATCTGTTCGGCGAGCAGGGCGTATTTCTACTGCAGCGGGCGGAGAAGTAA
- the metX gene encoding homoserine O-acetyltransferase MetX, producing MVSVQPLKSVSVDAEDRAQEANHPTSLVAKFGPDEPLRLDCGIDLAPFQIAYQTYGTLNADKSNAILVCHALTGDQHVFNTHPVTGKPGWWGTMVGPGKALDTDRYFIICSNVLGGCMGSTGPASINPATGKIWGLDFPVITIPDMVRAQTMLIDRLGITQLFCVVGGSMGGMQTLQWTAAYPERVFSALAVACATKHSAQNIAFHELGRQAVMADPDWRGGRYFEEGTHPHRGLGVARMAAHITYLSDAALHRKFGRRMQDRELPTFSFDADFQVESYLRYQGSSFVERFDANSYLYLTRAMDYFDIAADHNGHLAEAFRDTQTRFCLMSFTSDWLFPTAESRDIVHALNAGGVRVSFAEIETDKGHDAFLLDVPEFLDIADAFLNSAAAVRGLPVEARDK from the coding sequence ATGGTCAGTGTCCAGCCCTTGAAGAGCGTCTCGGTGGATGCCGAGGACCGCGCCCAGGAAGCCAATCATCCGACCTCGCTGGTCGCCAAATTCGGCCCCGACGAGCCGTTGCGGCTCGATTGCGGCATCGACCTCGCCCCGTTTCAGATCGCCTACCAGACCTACGGCACGCTGAATGCCGACAAGTCCAACGCCATCCTGGTCTGCCACGCGCTGACCGGCGACCAGCACGTCTTCAACACCCACCCCGTCACCGGTAAGCCGGGCTGGTGGGGCACCATGGTCGGGCCGGGCAAGGCGCTCGACACCGATCGCTACTTCATCATCTGCTCCAACGTGCTCGGCGGCTGTATGGGCTCGACCGGACCCGCCTCGATAAATCCGGCCACCGGCAAGATCTGGGGCCTCGATTTTCCGGTCATCACCATTCCCGACATGGTGCGCGCGCAGACCATGCTGATCGATCGCCTCGGCATCACGCAACTGTTCTGCGTGGTCGGCGGCTCCATGGGCGGCATGCAGACGCTGCAATGGACCGCGGCTTATCCCGAGCGCGTGTTCTCGGCGCTGGCGGTGGCCTGCGCGACCAAGCACTCGGCGCAAAACATCGCCTTCCATGAGCTTGGCCGTCAGGCCGTGATGGCCGATCCCGACTGGCGCGGCGGGCGCTATTTCGAGGAGGGCACGCATCCGCATCGCGGCCTCGGCGTCGCGCGCATGGCGGCGCACATCACTTATCTGTCGGATGCCGCCCTGCATCGCAAATTCGGCCGCCGCATGCAGGACCGCGAATTGCCGACATTCTCTTTCGACGCGGATTTCCAGGTCGAGAGCTATCTGCGCTATCAGGGCTCGTCCTTCGTCGAGCGCTTCGATGCGAATTCGTATCTCTATCTCACGCGCGCGATGGACTATTTCGACATCGCCGCCGACCATAACGGGCACCTCGCCGAAGCCTTCCGCGATACGCAGACGCGCTTCTGCCTGATGTCGTTTACGTCGGATTGGCTTTTCCCGACCGCCGAGTCGCGCGACATCGTGCATGCGCTCAATGCGGGCGGCGTGCGCGTGTCCTTTGCCGAAATCGAGACCGACAAGGGCCACGACGCCTTTCTGCTCGACGTGCCGGAATTTCTCGACATCGCCGATGCATTTCTGAATTCGGCTGCAGCCGTCCGCGGTCTGCCGGTGGAGGCTCGCGACAAATGA
- a CDS encoding chorismate mutase translates to MSKLPPAPPSLNELRQEIDSIDEQVHRLLMSRGDIIDRLISVKQTQEVGSAFRPAREADMMRRLVQRHRGILPIDTVEGIWRVIISTFTYVQAPFSLHADLSLGESAMRDSARFHFGFTVPYVSHFSAVAAVEAVAKSKGDLALVSATSGQTPWWHELEPQGAPKIIARLPFIERADHPAALPVFVVSRVADSAMVTEVECWSVRVSGWNAEIARALAPLADVVVVPDTAFDGASLLVSISAPSTFEGIRAALIAAGASVRSSALVGSHARRYTVPADGAPNA, encoded by the coding sequence ATGTCGAAACTGCCCCCCGCCCCGCCGTCGCTGAACGAATTGCGCCAGGAGATCGACAGCATCGACGAGCAGGTGCATCGCCTCTTGATGTCGCGCGGCGACATCATCGACCGGCTGATCTCGGTGAAGCAGACCCAGGAGGTCGGCTCCGCGTTCCGACCGGCCCGCGAAGCCGACATGATGCGCCGCCTGGTGCAGCGCCATCGCGGAATCCTCCCCATCGACACCGTCGAGGGCATCTGGCGCGTCATCATCTCGACTTTCACTTACGTCCAGGCGCCGTTCTCGCTGCATGCGGATCTGTCACTCGGCGAGAGCGCGATGCGCGATTCCGCCCGCTTCCATTTCGGCTTCACGGTGCCCTATGTCTCGCATTTCAGCGCCGTCGCCGCCGTGGAAGCCGTGGCGAAATCCAAGGGCGATCTCGCGCTGGTCTCAGCCACCTCCGGCCAGACGCCGTGGTGGCACGAGCTGGAGCCCCAAGGCGCGCCAAAGATCATCGCCCGCCTGCCCTTCATCGAGCGTGCCGACCATCCGGCCGCGCTGCCGGTCTTCGTGGTGTCCCGCGTCGCCGACAGCGCCATGGTGACCGAGGTGGAATGCTGGAGCGTCCGCGTCTCCGGCTGGAACGCCGAGATCGCCCGCGCGCTGGCGCCGCTGGCCGACGTGGTGGTGGTGCCCGATACCGCCTTCGACGGCGCCTCGCTGCTGGTCTCCATCAGCGCGCCCTCGACCTTCGAGGGCATCAGGGCCGCCCTGATCGCAGCGGGGGCCTCGGTGCGGTCCTCCGCCCTCGTCGGCAGCCATGCAAGGCGCTATACGGTGCCCGCAGACGGCGCACCGAACGCCTGA
- the hisC gene encoding histidinol-phosphate transaminase: protein MSRPVPKAGILDIAPYTPGKTPVPEAGRKVFKLSANETPFGPSPHATAAYTGAATHLEDYPEGTSKVLREAVGKRYGLDPSRIICGAGSDEILNLIAHTYLGPGDEAIHTEHGFLVYPIATKGNGATNVVAKEIEFTCSVDEILKCVTDRTKLVWLANPNNPTGTYLPYTEVKRLRASLPDHVLLVLDAAYADYVGKPDYDSGLDLARTTENTVVCFTFSKVHGLAALRIGWMFGPEHIVDAMNRVRGPFNVSAPAMLAAVAAIEDTGHVEMSRAFTEKWRDLLTAEITKLGLKVTPSVANFILIHFPTTAGTTAADADAFLTKRGLVLRAVNNYGLHQSLRMTIGTAEANELVLAALREFMLRND, encoded by the coding sequence ATGTCCCGCCCCGTGCCGAAAGCCGGCATTCTCGATATCGCGCCCTACACGCCGGGCAAGACCCCTGTGCCGGAAGCCGGCCGCAAGGTGTTCAAGCTGTCGGCCAACGAAACGCCGTTCGGCCCCTCGCCGCACGCCACGGCGGCCTATACCGGCGCTGCGACGCATCTCGAGGATTATCCGGAAGGCACCTCGAAGGTGCTGCGCGAGGCCGTCGGCAAGCGCTACGGCCTCGATCCCAGCAGAATCATCTGCGGCGCAGGTTCGGACGAAATCCTGAACCTGATCGCGCACACCTATCTCGGCCCCGGCGACGAAGCGATCCACACCGAGCACGGCTTCCTGGTCTATCCCATCGCCACCAAGGGCAATGGCGCGACCAATGTCGTCGCCAAGGAAATCGAGTTCACCTGCAGCGTGGACGAGATCCTGAAATGCGTGACCGACAGGACCAAGCTGGTCTGGCTCGCCAACCCGAACAATCCGACCGGCACCTACCTGCCCTATACGGAAGTGAAACGCCTGCGCGCCTCGCTGCCGGATCACGTGCTGCTGGTGCTCGACGCCGCCTATGCCGACTATGTCGGTAAGCCCGACTATGACAGCGGCCTCGACCTTGCCAGGACCACCGAGAACACGGTGGTCTGCTTCACCTTCTCCAAGGTGCACGGCCTCGCCGCGCTGCGCATCGGCTGGATGTTCGGCCCCGAACACATCGTGGATGCGATGAACCGCGTGCGCGGCCCGTTCAACGTCTCGGCGCCGGCCATGCTCGCTGCCGTCGCCGCGATCGAGGACACCGGCCATGTCGAGATGTCGCGCGCCTTCACCGAGAAGTGGCGCGATCTGCTGACCGCGGAAATCACCAAGCTCGGGCTGAAGGTGACGCCGAGCGTCGCCAATTTCATCCTGATCCACTTCCCGACCACCGCCGGCACGACCGCGGCGGATGCGGACGCATTCCTGACCAAGCGCGGCCTCGTGCTGCGCGCGGTCAATAATTACGGCCTGCATCAGTCGCTGCGCATGACCATCGGCACCGCGGAGGCCAACGAGCTGGTCCTCGCCGCCTTGCGCGAATTCATGCTGCGCAATGACTGA
- a CDS encoding prephenate/arogenate dehydrogenase family protein, whose translation MTDAPLFPRITLIGLGLIGSSLARGIQQLGLAGELVATDASPEVRARAVEIKLADRIADDNASAVMDSDLIISCVPVGRAGDVAQSIAPHLKPGAIISDVGSVKASVLSAMSEHLPDNVHFIPAHPVAGTENSGPDSGFAELFMNRWCILTPPDGADAAAVEKLSTLWSALGANVEIMGAAHHDLVLAVTSHLPHLIAYTIVGTADELEDVTRSEVLKFSAGGFRDFTRIAASDPTMWRDVFLTNKDAVLEMLGAFQEDLSKLTRAIRRGDGDTLFDHFTRTRAIRRGIVSIGQDEAAADFGRKHAALKKK comes from the coding sequence ATGACTGACGCCCCGCTCTTCCCCCGCATCACGCTGATCGGCCTCGGCCTGATCGGCTCGTCGCTGGCGCGCGGCATCCAGCAGCTCGGCCTTGCCGGCGAACTCGTCGCCACCGACGCCTCGCCGGAGGTGCGTGCGCGCGCCGTCGAGATCAAGCTCGCCGATCGCATCGCCGACGATAATGCGTCGGCGGTGATGGACAGCGACCTGATCATCTCTTGCGTCCCTGTCGGCCGCGCCGGCGATGTCGCGCAAAGCATTGCGCCGCATCTCAAGCCGGGCGCCATCATCTCCGATGTCGGCTCGGTGAAGGCCTCGGTGCTATCGGCGATGTCCGAACATCTGCCGGACAACGTGCATTTCATTCCTGCACATCCGGTCGCCGGCACCGAGAATTCCGGGCCGGATTCCGGCTTCGCCGAACTGTTCATGAACCGCTGGTGCATCCTCACGCCGCCGGACGGCGCCGATGCTGCAGCGGTCGAGAAGTTGAGCACGCTATGGTCCGCCCTCGGCGCCAATGTCGAGATCATGGGCGCCGCGCATCATGACCTCGTGCTGGCGGTGACGAGCCATCTGCCGCATCTCATCGCCTACACAATCGTAGGCACGGCCGACGAGCTGGAAGATGTAACTCGTTCGGAAGTGCTGAAATTCTCTGCGGGCGGTTTTCGCGACTTCACCCGTATCGCCGCATCCGATCCCACCATGTGGCGCGATGTGTTCCTGACCAACAAGGACGCGGTGCTGGAAATGCTCGGCGCGTTTCAGGAGGACCTGTCGAAGCTGACGCGGGCGATCCGTCGCGGCGATGGCGACACGCTGTTCGATCATTTTACACGCACGCGGGCGATCCGCAGGGGTATCGTCAGCATCGGTCAGGATGAAGCCGCCGCAGACTTCGGCCGCAAGCATGCGGCGTTGAAGAAGAAATAG
- a CDS encoding DUF2125 domain-containing protein, with protein sequence MSDILQPRRRRLGLLFFMPVVLVVICLAWTGFWFFAASKVDENVELWQAREAAAGRKYECANRSVAGFPFRLEVRCDGVSVSLQAQTATQSITQTPVTAQLGEILVVAQIYTPRLLIAEFKAPAVISQQGQPWMAMAWSDARSSITGLPGTPDSGDLVFDDLSLDRFSGSASAPAVRAKRVVLNGRTAPASTPDKPVIETALRITSGTIADVHPLLAAPFDTDIRAQISGLTDLTPKPWPQRFREIQAAGGRLEITQSRVQQGDIISLATGSLGITAAGNLDGELQMTVTGLDKAVNALGIDKLLEIGVPQETLDRLAPGLKSQDVNNILGALDRAIPGLGNFARKNAGAGLAAGVNSIGTAATLEGRPARAFPLKFVDGAVFFGPLRVAQIPPLF encoded by the coding sequence TTCTGGTTCTTCGCGGCGTCCAAGGTCGATGAGAATGTCGAACTCTGGCAGGCGCGCGAAGCTGCCGCAGGCCGCAAATATGAATGCGCCAATCGCTCGGTTGCGGGCTTCCCGTTCCGTCTGGAAGTCCGCTGCGACGGCGTCAGCGTGTCGTTGCAGGCGCAGACTGCGACGCAGAGCATCACGCAGACACCGGTCACCGCACAACTCGGTGAGATTCTCGTCGTTGCACAGATCTACACGCCGCGCCTCCTGATCGCCGAATTCAAGGCGCCTGCGGTGATTTCGCAGCAGGGCCAGCCCTGGATGGCGATGGCCTGGAGCGATGCGCGCAGCAGCATCACCGGCCTGCCGGGCACGCCGGACAGCGGCGATCTCGTGTTCGACGATCTGTCGCTCGATCGCTTCTCCGGCTCGGCCTCGGCGCCTGCGGTGCGTGCCAAGCGCGTCGTGCTCAACGGCAGAACCGCGCCGGCATCGACACCAGATAAGCCGGTGATCGAAACGGCGCTGCGCATTACCAGCGGCACGATTGCGGACGTGCATCCGCTGCTTGCGGCGCCGTTCGATACGGATATCCGCGCGCAGATTTCGGGGTTGACGGATCTGACGCCAAAGCCCTGGCCGCAGCGCTTTCGCGAGATCCAGGCGGCGGGCGGACGATTGGAGATCACGCAGTCGCGGGTGCAGCAGGGCGACATCATCTCGCTGGCGACGGGCTCGCTCGGGATTACCGCGGCGGGCAATCTCGACGGTGAGTTGCAGATGACGGTGACGGGGCTCGACAAGGCCGTGAACGCGCTCGGGATCGACAAGCTGCTGGAGATCGGCGTACCGCAGGAAACGCTGGATCGTCTGGCGCCGGGCCTGAAGTCGCAGGACGTGAACAATATTCTGGGGGCGCTGGATCGCGCGATCCCGGGACTGGGCAATTTCGCGCGCAAGAATGCCGGAGCGGGATTGGCCGCGGGAGTGAACTCCATCGGCACCGCGGCGACGTTGGAGGGCAGGCCGGCGCGGGCGTTCCCGCTGAAGTTCGTCGATGGCGCGGTGTTCTTCGGCCCGCTCCGCGTGGCGCAGATTCCGCCGTTGTTCTGA